A window of Tachypleus tridentatus isolate NWPU-2018 chromosome 7, ASM421037v1, whole genome shotgun sequence genomic DNA:
ttattaacattttaaattgatggaatattcaaaattatttattacatagttGTTTGTACAAAGTTAGTTATGTACAAATTGTATATACAAAGTTGATACCATTGATGGAATGCACACAACCACACAGTAAACTCGTGACCGACTTAAAGTGTTAGATATTCTAAGGCTTTACGCTACATCGGTGTCTTAAAGTTGCTTCCTTAAAACCATCACGTAACGCAGATTGACTAGAGTTTAACGAAACTTTGTGCGTCCAGCAGCGCCAGTTTATTCAACAAACGCGCGTATCATCTCTCAAAAACCGCGCGTACATGGCACTTTCATCGTGCTAAAACACATCAGAAAACGACATTAAAACAATGGGAAATATGATAGGTGAACAAACATGTAAGATTGAAATCTTGtcctttaaaatactttttaaagttatCTTTTTTCTAGCTCTAGTTACCTAAATTAATGACATTAACACGAGACTAATAATAAAGTCTATATAACTTAAAACAGTGTAGTGTTCTCTCCTCTAGTGGCGCAGCGACATGTCTCTGGGATTGCATTGCTGacaacagggtttcgatacctcagTTAGCcctttgtggagctttgtgcttaacttcaaccaaAATCAAACAGACATTAATTCTAAGAACATCCTTATACGTTAATAGCTTGGAAGTGTCCAGAAAAAGGGTAACTTAGTCAcgtaaaataacttataaaatacgCATGTGGAAATTACGCTATTGTGAAAATGACGTTTTCTTCTTCAGTCTCTGTCTAAAAGTTCACATAAAGCTGATATATAACTCTGGGCCATCTGAAGTGTTTCGTATTTAGACAGTTTCCGATCCTCACCAATCGAAGGCACCACTTCCCGGAGACGGTCAAATGCAACATTCAAGCTGTGCATCCGGCGCCGCTCACGAGCGTTTGCCGCCAGACGTCTGTTCTTCAGTACGGTAGGAGCCGGTATAGGTTTTTCTGAGGATTGTCGTTTGGAAGGACGGGTTTGGTTCATATTCTTTTTACATACGGATGACTGGGTGATATGTATCATAGGGGAGTCAATTCTAAGTGGTTCACACGAATGTGGGAAACAGTGAGAGTCATCTAGGCCAGGTTTTACTGAACTGTCCCAGAGGTGATGGGTTGAGTCTATGGAATCGGTTGGTGGATAGAAGCCTTCGTCCGAAGGTTTCAACACTGGAGTCAGCTCCAATAAGTCGTGTTGAGGGTCAGCTGGAGAAGAGACTTGCTCGCTGAATGAACTTTGGCACTCTTTAGAATACTTTAGCTTTCGTATGTCAGAATGACTACTACATGAGCTGGATTCTGGACTGAAACAATCATCAGAATAGATCTGCCGCGGGATATCTGAGCAACAGTTGGTATAGCCGTCAGGATCAGTTTCGGAGATAACTGGTTCACAAGTGAACAACGAGTCTGTTAGTACAGTAAGAAGTGCAGTGTCCATCTTCTCTTCTGTCGTTTGGACAGTCGCAGAAAGATGTTCTCGATCTTAGCAGGACTGGGCAATCGCTGAGACGAtgctaacaacaacaacaacaacagcagttCGTGACGACCTACGCACACGTTTATCCTAATCTACAGGTAACCGGCTAGACAGCAACTGACTCCCGCCGACCTTGTTCACCTTTATATACAAGCAGGCCAGACGTGTTGTCGGCACTTGCATCATTATCTTCTTATCTGGTTGGGTGGTGCCTAATCTACGTACGTAGCCCTGAGCGCCCCCTCTATGGTAGAGGAAGAGTAGAAGACCATTGTCCGGTGTGTTAGGGGGTCATGGGCCAGTTTTGATTCACTTCTAAAACTGCCCAAGAAAAGGGATTCTACTATAACACTtctttatatcttttaatatcGTAATTAAAGAGTAACTGAAAGATTGTAAACATTATATGAGTCCTACGAGACGCGATACTGTTAACATTTGGTTGAATGAACGGAAACTACTTGTTGAAGAAACACAATTGAAAATATCGTCCTCTGTATTGGTGTGTCTACACCACGCAGTTGGCGTCCAGTCCATTCAGCCAAATTTCACCATTTCTTGTGTGATATTTACACGTacacatttattcaaaaattagAGAACATACGATAGGCTTAAAACAAAC
This region includes:
- the LOC143255891 gene encoding uncharacterized protein LOC143255891, whose translation is MDTALLTVLTDSLFTCEPVISETDPDGYTNCCSDIPRQIYSDDCFSPESSSCSSHSDIRKLKYSKECQSSFSEQVSSPADPQHDLLELTPVLKPSDEGFYPPTDSIDSTHHLWDSSVKPGLDDSHCFPHSCEPLRIDSPMIHITQSSVCKKNMNQTRPSKRQSSEKPIPAPTVLKNRRLAANARERRRMHSLNVAFDRLREVVPSIGEDRKLSKYETLQMAQSYISALCELLDRD